From Pseudomonas hefeiensis, one genomic window encodes:
- a CDS encoding PLP-dependent aminotransferase family protein — protein sequence MKGCREPDFAYQAVYRYLTTLINELGADARVRLPSLRQLAERLSVSISTIQYAYSLLEKEGRVYSVAKSGYYALPVPCVATLGGGDDLLETLYVNARRPGMLVLSADEPASVQPLDSPLLLLERELLRQYPRSSQMPSQPWGELELRTALAARYTSSPARCWNADDVYIGADLRGVLEILIAVLALKGATVLIESPCDWTVLRLLQAADIDVIELPLLADGGINVEQLEQLLTGETVRLVILSSVLNMPKGTLVPENNRRAVARLLDLHGTWVLENDSYTDLVFEAGVTPFRDLLDPDRLIVYSTFEKTIGPEAPYGYVLSRQLTLELQRHFLLRAFSLSPIRQKAIARLYSNGRIDQHLMVLRRLLREGAVSTTQLLRERLGDSLQWLEPQGGATIWTRSSRRVDLRRVFQRLLAQRIVIAPGELFSLQGLYAQHMRLTHALGGSHDLDTALCALADALRLEQS from the coding sequence ATGAAAGGTTGCCGGGAACCAGACTTCGCTTACCAGGCGGTTTATCGGTATCTAACGACCCTGATCAACGAGTTGGGCGCCGATGCCCGAGTGCGCTTGCCGTCGTTACGACAACTGGCCGAGCGCCTGAGCGTATCGATTTCCACGATCCAGTACGCCTATTCGTTACTGGAAAAAGAGGGAAGGGTCTACTCCGTCGCCAAGTCCGGTTATTACGCGTTGCCAGTGCCCTGCGTTGCGACGCTGGGGGGCGGTGATGATTTGCTCGAGACCCTGTACGTCAATGCGCGGCGCCCGGGAATGCTGGTGCTCAGTGCGGACGAGCCTGCGTCAGTGCAACCGCTGGACAGCCCGCTGTTGTTGCTTGAGCGTGAGCTGCTGCGCCAGTATCCGCGCTCCTCACAGATGCCTTCGCAACCCTGGGGCGAACTGGAACTGCGTACCGCGCTGGCGGCTCGCTACACTTCTTCGCCGGCCCGGTGCTGGAATGCGGACGACGTTTATATCGGCGCCGATTTGCGCGGCGTGCTGGAGATTCTGATCGCCGTGCTGGCGCTCAAAGGCGCCACGGTACTGATCGAATCGCCCTGCGACTGGACCGTCCTGCGCCTGCTCCAGGCGGCCGATATCGACGTGATTGAACTGCCACTGCTGGCGGATGGGGGCATCAATGTCGAGCAGTTGGAGCAATTACTGACGGGGGAAACGGTACGCCTGGTCATCCTGTCCTCGGTCCTGAACATGCCCAAGGGCACGCTTGTTCCTGAAAACAACCGTCGCGCCGTAGCACGCTTGCTGGATCTGCACGGCACATGGGTGCTGGAGAACGACAGTTATACAGACTTGGTGTTCGAAGCCGGGGTTACGCCTTTTCGAGACTTGCTCGACCCGGATCGACTGATCGTCTATTCCACTTTCGAAAAAACCATCGGCCCCGAGGCGCCCTACGGCTATGTACTGTCGCGTCAGTTGACGTTGGAGTTGCAGCGCCATTTCCTGCTGCGCGCGTTTAGCCTGTCGCCGATTCGCCAGAAAGCCATTGCCCGCTTGTACAGTAACGGCCGGATCGATCAGCACTTGATGGTCTTGCGGCGCTTGCTGCGGGAAGGGGCTGTCTCGACGACGCAACTGCTGCGCGAGCGGCTGGGGGACAGCCTGCAATGGTTGGAACCTCAGGGGGGCGCGACGATCTGGACGCGATCTTCGCGGCGCGTCGATTTACGACGGGTCTTCCAGCGGCTGCTTGCGCAGCGAATCGTCATAGCACCGGGCGAACTGTTCAGTCTGCAAGGGCTGTATGCACAGCATATGCGCCTGACCCATGCCTTAGGCGGTTCACACGATCTGGATACAGCACTCTGCGCGCTGGCCGATGCCTTGAGACTTGAGCAATCGTGA
- the pgm gene encoding phosphoglucomutase (alpha-D-glucose-1,6-bisphosphate-dependent) has product MTVSPFAGKPAPAELLIDIPRLVTAYYTGRPDASVSTQRVAFGTSGHRGSSFDLGFNEWHVLAISQAICLYREAQGINGPLFLGIDTHALSTPAGASALEVFAANGVTVMIAEADEYTPTPAISHAILCYNRGRTTGLADGIVITPSHNPPQSGGYKYNPTNGGPADTHITKWIEAKANELLASQLAGVKRISYEQALKADTTHRHDYVNTYVADLGNVIDFDAIRAAGLRLGVDPLGGAGVRYWPAIAEHYRLDLDVVNTQVDSTFRFMTVDWDGQIRMDPSSSHAMQGLIGLKERFDVAFACDPDHDRHGIVTPSGGLLAPNNYLAVSIDYLFQNRPQWRADAAVGKTVVSSGLIDRVAKRLGRRLYEVPVGFKWFADGLFDGSLGFGGEESAGASFLRKDGGVWSTDKDGLIPALLAAEMTARTGRDPSQAYRALTDELGEPFSVRVDAKASPQQKALLSKLSPDQVASTELAGETIQSILSHAPGNDQAIGGLKVMTENGWFAARPSGTEDIYKIYAESFISDEHLKQLVVEAQALVDGAISKQ; this is encoded by the coding sequence ATGACAGTCAGTCCATTTGCGGGCAAGCCGGCACCGGCAGAGTTGTTAATCGATATCCCGCGACTGGTGACGGCCTACTACACTGGCCGACCCGACGCCTCGGTTTCCACCCAGCGTGTGGCTTTCGGCACCTCCGGTCACCGTGGCAGCTCCTTCGACCTGGGGTTCAACGAATGGCATGTGCTGGCTATCAGTCAAGCGATCTGCCTGTACCGTGAAGCCCAGGGCATCAACGGGCCCTTGTTCCTGGGGATCGATACCCATGCGCTGTCTACCCCGGCAGGGGCCAGCGCGCTGGAGGTATTCGCTGCCAACGGGGTCACCGTGATGATCGCCGAGGCCGATGAATACACGCCCACGCCGGCGATTTCCCACGCCATTCTTTGCTACAACCGGGGCCGCACCACCGGTCTGGCGGACGGCATTGTCATCACGCCGTCCCACAATCCGCCGCAGAGCGGAGGTTACAAGTACAACCCCACCAACGGCGGCCCGGCCGATACCCACATCACCAAATGGATCGAAGCCAAGGCCAACGAGCTGCTCGCCAGCCAGTTGGCCGGCGTCAAGCGCATCAGCTATGAGCAGGCCCTGAAGGCTGACACCACTCACCGTCACGACTACGTCAATACCTACGTGGCGGATCTGGGCAATGTCATCGACTTCGATGCCATCCGCGCTGCCGGCTTGCGCCTGGGGGTCGACCCGCTGGGTGGCGCGGGCGTGCGCTACTGGCCCGCCATTGCCGAGCATTACCGCCTGGATCTGGACGTGGTCAACACCCAGGTGGATTCCACCTTCCGCTTCATGACTGTCGATTGGGACGGGCAGATACGTATGGATCCGTCCTCCAGCCATGCCATGCAAGGGCTGATTGGCCTCAAAGAGCGTTTCGATGTGGCCTTCGCCTGCGACCCGGACCATGATCGCCATGGCATCGTGACGCCCTCCGGTGGTTTGCTGGCGCCGAACAACTATCTGGCGGTGTCCATCGACTACCTGTTCCAGAACCGTCCGCAGTGGCGTGCCGATGCTGCCGTGGGCAAGACAGTGGTCAGCAGCGGTCTGATCGATCGCGTGGCCAAGCGCCTGGGGCGACGTCTGTATGAGGTGCCGGTAGGCTTCAAGTGGTTTGCTGACGGCCTGTTCGACGGGTCCCTGGGCTTTGGTGGCGAAGAAAGCGCCGGCGCCTCGTTCCTGCGCAAGGACGGTGGTGTGTGGAGTACCGATAAGGACGGCCTGATCCCCGCGTTGCTGGCGGCCGAAATGACCGCGCGCACCGGTCGCGACCCAAGCCAGGCTTACCGTGCCCTGACGGATGAACTGGGTGAGCCGTTCTCCGTGCGCGTCGATGCCAAGGCCAGCCCGCAACAGAAGGCGCTGCTGAGCAAGCTGTCGCCGGACCAGGTCGCATCCACTGAATTGGCCGGGGAGACCATCCAGAGCATCCTCAGCCATGCCCCGGGCAATGACCAGGCCATCGGCGGCCTGAAGGTCATGACCGAAAACGGTTGGTTCGCCGCGCGTCCGTCAGGCACTGAGGACATCTACAAGATCTACGCCGAAAGCTTCATCAGTGATGAGCACCTCAAACAATTGGTGGTCGAAGCGCAGGCATTGGTCGACGGAGCCATCTCCAAGCAGTGA
- a CDS encoding UvrD-helicase domain-containing protein — MSQHTPDLPPELLSLAQMPLLKRLAARFLGHGLTQLRAQHRASWLHGQADGFRSGHSAGFDYGYQEGKVEGLEEGRQVLLIRDSRSTEHPAPKVDELLFDDWRLRLTAELKKRIKADVARLLPAHAQPSAAQWKMILSDTPSTSVIAGAGAGKSTTLVLRLVLLSHYLGFELDSMTVVTFTRESRKDFIHKLIEVFALWGRTISLKEARDLVRTFHSRILPMVRSLPGFERLQAFETLSHRPESTDDDAQGNPFELRINDTQRQQLNACYHGLYQRDERFRELIKPMSRHALQLRELERDHPDVQKRVAVTELAAQRDEELCDAIEDLWFRAGAWPIKGIEPKRQAFQINGATFHCHGYIPTLDAWVMLGFDPREDARLSRPGAKLSIRAEWAVKRTLFQAFCSKPLIWLDSYESSKRVLSVLAGDASAGPGFDYKVKGELGSAPLLDCFVAAAGFIENLGLDVSDAVGRMCFAQDDPDRYFFEALSRYWRAFEDHLLDQSPPAMTYNRMFALFSEHSPENFKLLSDATLRPLSHLMIDEFQDVSPQIVSWLRASLREVRSRGPAMHVGRGAQRSSLLCVGDDWQSIYGWRGSSPSYFMAFNKQFPSPANTRVMLTDNYRSHQHIIDAAEHVVRAAAAIPGKKAKASGTPRALSPVNVLDRDDEGLAKRLDEHYRKGDSILMLYRKSSDKLLIEKHIQPTVNVDSSLPYPARRLRQMTYHSAKGLQADAVFLLGDCQHSTSSPYKNQVYRMAGLGQEGDAEPYDTAQKDEILRLAYVGITRAVQHCYWYVDGQDTQVNKAPKASDRIGTGKPFFADHRRARG, encoded by the coding sequence GTGTCGCAACACACTCCCGATCTTCCCCCCGAACTTCTGTCCCTGGCCCAGATGCCTTTGCTCAAGCGCCTGGCCGCGCGGTTTTTGGGTCATGGCCTGACGCAACTTCGAGCCCAGCATCGGGCTTCCTGGCTACACGGCCAGGCCGATGGCTTTCGCAGCGGGCATAGCGCCGGTTTTGACTACGGCTATCAGGAAGGCAAGGTCGAAGGGCTGGAAGAGGGCCGGCAGGTCCTGTTGATCCGAGACTCCCGAAGCACCGAGCACCCGGCACCGAAAGTCGATGAGCTGCTGTTCGATGACTGGCGCCTGCGGTTGACCGCCGAACTCAAGAAACGCATCAAGGCCGATGTTGCCCGATTGCTTCCCGCTCACGCCCAACCGAGCGCCGCCCAGTGGAAGATGATCCTGAGCGATACGCCATCTACCTCGGTCATCGCGGGCGCAGGCGCCGGGAAGTCCACGACCCTGGTGCTACGTCTTGTGCTGCTGTCTCATTACCTGGGTTTTGAGTTGGATTCGATGACCGTGGTGACCTTCACGCGGGAATCGCGCAAAGACTTCATTCACAAACTCATTGAGGTTTTTGCCCTGTGGGGGCGAACAATCAGCCTCAAGGAAGCTCGCGACCTGGTGCGGACCTTCCATTCACGCATCTTGCCCATGGTGCGCAGCTTGCCCGGGTTCGAACGACTCCAGGCCTTTGAAACCCTGAGCCATCGCCCCGAATCGACTGATGATGACGCCCAGGGCAATCCCTTTGAGTTGCGCATCAACGATACTCAGCGCCAACAACTCAATGCCTGCTATCACGGTCTTTATCAACGCGACGAGCGTTTTCGCGAGCTGATCAAACCAATGTCCCGGCACGCCTTGCAGCTCAGGGAGTTGGAGCGCGACCATCCCGATGTGCAAAAGCGGGTGGCGGTGACCGAACTGGCCGCCCAGCGCGATGAAGAACTGTGCGATGCGATCGAAGACCTGTGGTTTCGCGCCGGTGCCTGGCCGATCAAGGGCATCGAGCCAAAGCGTCAGGCCTTCCAGATCAACGGCGCGACGTTTCATTGCCACGGCTACATCCCCACTCTGGACGCTTGGGTGATGCTGGGTTTCGACCCGCGGGAAGACGCCCGGCTCAGCCGGCCGGGAGCCAAGCTGAGTATCCGCGCAGAGTGGGCGGTCAAGCGCACACTGTTTCAAGCTTTCTGCTCTAAGCCACTGATATGGCTGGATAGTTATGAGTCATCAAAGCGCGTACTGAGCGTGTTGGCCGGCGATGCCAGCGCGGGTCCAGGGTTCGACTACAAGGTGAAAGGCGAACTGGGTTCGGCACCGCTGCTCGATTGTTTTGTCGCGGCAGCCGGTTTTATCGAGAACCTGGGCCTGGACGTTTCGGACGCTGTGGGCCGGATGTGTTTTGCCCAGGATGACCCGGACCGTTATTTCTTTGAGGCCTTGAGTCGCTACTGGCGGGCATTTGAAGACCACTTGCTTGATCAGTCGCCCCCCGCCATGACTTATAACCGGATGTTCGCGCTGTTCAGTGAGCACTCCCCAGAGAACTTCAAGCTGCTGAGCGATGCGACACTGCGTCCTCTGTCGCACTTGATGATCGACGAGTTTCAGGATGTCTCGCCGCAGATCGTTTCCTGGCTTCGCGCAAGCCTGCGGGAAGTGCGCAGCCGTGGTCCCGCCATGCATGTAGGCCGAGGTGCCCAGCGTTCCTCCTTGCTGTGCGTGGGCGATGACTGGCAGTCGATCTACGGCTGGCGCGGCAGCTCACCCAGTTATTTCATGGCGTTCAACAAACAGTTTCCTTCGCCGGCAAACACCCGGGTCATGCTCACCGATAACTATCGCAGCCATCAGCACATCATCGACGCCGCCGAACACGTCGTGCGTGCGGCTGCGGCTATTCCCGGCAAAAAGGCCAAGGCCAGCGGCACGCCTCGAGCCTTGAGCCCGGTCAATGTGCTGGACAGAGACGACGAAGGCCTGGCGAAGCGGCTGGATGAGCACTATCGCAAGGGCGACTCAATCTTGATGTTGTATCGAAAAAGCAGCGACAAGCTATTGATTGAAAAACATATTCAACCAACAGTTAATGTGGATTCTAGCTTGCCGTACCCGGCGAGGCGCCTCAGGCAGATGACCTACCATAGCGCCAAGGGGCTTCAGGCCGATGCGGTGTTTTTGCTCGGTGACTGCCAGCACTCGACCAGCTCCCCCTACAAGAATCAGGTCTACCGAATGGCCGGGCTGGGCCAGGAAGGCGATGCCGAGCCGTACGACACGGCGCAGAAAGACGAGATTCTGCGTCTGGCCTATGTCGGTATTACCCGGGCGGTGCAGCATTGCTATTGGTATGTCGACGGGCAGGACACACAGGTAAACAAGGCGCCCAAGGCGTCAGATCGGATAGGGACCGGCAAGCCGTTCTTTGCCGATCATCGCCGCGCCCGCGGTTGA
- a CDS encoding DUF1652 domain-containing protein produces the protein MNRGSFSKVTFPNACQLMRWHFHPMGFEASMDAPGSMVARLFDRASGETMIAIAGIPCATVMNAPDVERIIEAVEAELEAFVPPVGLRRFAS, from the coding sequence ATGAATAGAGGATCTTTCAGCAAGGTTACGTTTCCCAACGCCTGCCAGCTGATGCGCTGGCATTTTCATCCCATGGGATTCGAGGCCAGCATGGACGCACCGGGCAGCATGGTCGCCCGGCTGTTTGACCGTGCCAGCGGCGAGACTATGATCGCGATTGCAGGCATCCCCTGCGCGACAGTGATGAACGCCCCTGACGTGGAGCGAATAATCGAAGCGGTGGAAGCCGAGCTGGAAGCTTTCGTGCCACCGGTTGGCTTGCGACGATTTGCCTCCTGA
- a CDS encoding MFS transporter, with protein sequence MKPVNTQPGRPSAMPARRGSSPRWALASLSLSTLLASLGASVVTVGLPTLAQAFDAPFQQVQWVVLAYLLAITTLIVSLGRLGDLVGPGKLLLGAIVVFTLASALCGMAPSLWLLIAGRALQGLGAAVMMTLTLALVGETVSKEKTGSAMGLLGTLSAVGTALGPSLGGALISGFGWQALFLINVPLGLLTCVLAWRSLPARQPERSAARPRFDTLGTLLLAITLGAYTLATTLGRGDFGWPNIALSLTAILGGSLFVLAQSRVASPLIPLALLGDRLLVSTLATSALVATVMMATLLVGPFYLSIALGLPTALVGLVLAAGPSVAALAGVPAGRLVDRFGVRPMRLFGLLIMILGCLMLSLMSPTLGVGSYVAAIAVTTLGYALFLTANNTAVMADVPAGKRGVISGLLNLSRNLGFLTGASALGAVFALTVPTNGIAQATPEAVANGLHFTFSVAASLMLLAWVIALKCRDPEPLDERDDIRAQRR encoded by the coding sequence ATGAAACCCGTTAATACACAACCCGGCCGGCCGAGCGCGATGCCCGCACGACGGGGCTCTTCACCCCGCTGGGCCTTGGCCAGCCTGTCACTTTCAACCTTGCTTGCCTCCCTGGGCGCCAGCGTGGTGACGGTCGGCTTGCCGACGCTGGCCCAGGCGTTCGATGCCCCCTTTCAGCAGGTTCAGTGGGTGGTACTTGCCTATTTACTGGCGATCACCACGCTGATTGTGAGCCTTGGGCGATTGGGGGATTTGGTGGGGCCTGGCAAGCTGCTATTGGGCGCAATCGTGGTGTTCACTCTTGCGTCGGCGCTTTGCGGCATGGCGCCCTCGCTTTGGCTGTTGATCGCAGGCCGGGCGTTACAGGGCCTTGGAGCGGCCGTCATGATGACGCTGACGCTGGCCCTTGTGGGTGAAACAGTCAGCAAGGAAAAGACCGGCAGCGCGATGGGGCTTTTGGGCACCCTATCAGCGGTAGGTACCGCCCTCGGGCCCTCTCTGGGGGGCGCATTGATCAGCGGTTTCGGTTGGCAGGCGTTATTTTTGATTAACGTTCCTCTTGGGCTGCTGACGTGTGTACTGGCCTGGCGTTCATTGCCAGCTCGGCAACCGGAGAGATCGGCCGCGCGCCCCCGCTTCGACACCCTGGGTACGCTTCTATTGGCGATAACGCTTGGCGCCTATACCCTCGCCACGACGTTGGGCCGAGGCGACTTCGGCTGGCCAAATATTGCCTTGTCGCTGACGGCTATCCTGGGCGGCAGCCTGTTTGTTTTGGCTCAGAGCCGGGTCGCGTCGCCGCTGATTCCCTTGGCGTTGCTTGGGGACCGGCTGCTGGTTTCCACGTTGGCAACCAGTGCTCTGGTTGCAACGGTCATGATGGCGACGCTGCTGGTGGGACCATTCTATCTGTCCATTGCTCTTGGGTTGCCTACCGCCCTGGTAGGTCTGGTGCTGGCGGCGGGACCGTCGGTCGCCGCGCTGGCGGGCGTGCCTGCCGGGCGTCTGGTGGACCGGTTTGGCGTGCGCCCCATGCGCCTCTTCGGGCTGCTGATCATGATTCTCGGCTGCCTGATGCTGTCGCTGATGTCACCGACCCTCGGCGTGGGTAGCTATGTCGCCGCTATCGCGGTAACAACCCTTGGCTATGCGCTGTTCCTGACGGCCAACAATACAGCGGTGATGGCAGACGTGCCCGCTGGCAAGCGTGGCGTCATCTCAGGGTTGCTCAATCTGTCGCGCAATCTGGGGTTTTTGACCGGTGCATCGGCGCTCGGCGCGGTGTTTGCGCTCACGGTACCGACGAACGGCATCGCCCAGGCTACCCCTGAGGCAGTGGCAAATGGCTTGCATTTCACCTTCAGCGTTGCCGCGTCTTTGATGCTGCTGGCTTGGGTAATTGCCTTGAAGTGCCGGGATCCAGAGCCTCTGGATGAGCGGGATGACATCCGTGCCCAGAGAAGATGA
- a CDS encoding LysR family transcriptional regulator, translating to MSTPDLNLLVTLDVLLSEGSVARAARRLRLSPSAMSRALARLRETTGDPLLVRAGRGLVPTPRALELREQVSQLVQDAQAALRPSQTPDLRKLSRTFTLRTREGFVENFGIDLIARISEQAPGVRLHFLNKADKDSTALREGTVDLETAVVDKDTSPELRTQALFTDRLIGVVRAGHPLSQAEVSAAGYAAGGHIGVSLRGLDHGALDQALRSLNLTRQIAITIPGFATALGLARSSDLIASVPERYTTRLRADMHSFALPFAVPAFTISMLWHPRMDADPVHRWFRGCLREVCSGKTVKI from the coding sequence ATGTCCACACCCGACCTCAATCTGCTGGTTACCCTTGATGTCTTGCTATCGGAAGGCAGCGTGGCCCGAGCCGCTCGGCGGCTGCGACTCAGCCCATCGGCTATGAGCCGGGCGCTGGCGCGGTTGCGCGAAACCACGGGCGATCCACTGCTGGTACGGGCCGGGCGCGGCCTGGTCCCCACACCCCGCGCATTGGAACTGCGCGAGCAAGTCAGCCAACTGGTACAGGACGCCCAGGCAGCGCTACGTCCGTCCCAGACCCCGGACCTGCGAAAATTGAGCCGAACCTTCACGCTGCGCACCCGGGAAGGGTTCGTAGAAAACTTCGGCATCGACTTGATCGCCCGCATCAGCGAACAGGCGCCCGGTGTACGCCTGCATTTCCTGAACAAGGCCGACAAGGACAGTACGGCGCTGCGAGAGGGCACCGTGGACCTGGAAACAGCCGTCGTGGACAAGGACACCAGTCCGGAGCTACGAACCCAGGCGTTGTTTACTGATCGCCTCATTGGTGTGGTGCGCGCCGGTCACCCACTGAGCCAGGCCGAGGTGAGTGCCGCCGGTTATGCGGCGGGCGGGCACATTGGCGTGTCCTTGCGGGGTCTGGACCACGGCGCCCTCGATCAGGCTTTGCGGTCCTTGAACCTGACACGGCAGATCGCGATCACCATCCCGGGTTTCGCCACTGCGCTTGGCCTTGCCCGGTCCAGCGACCTGATCGCCAGCGTCCCTGAACGCTATACCACCCGCCTGCGTGCCGACATGCACAGCTTTGCGTTGCCGTTTGCGGTGCCGGCATTCACGATTTCCATGCTTTGGCATCCCCGGATGGATGCCGATCCTGTGCACCGCTGGTTTCGCGGTTGTCTGCGGGAAGTGTGCTCAGGCAAAACCGTAAAGATTTAG
- a CDS encoding serralysin family metalloprotease, with protein MSKVKTSAIDSAEQLLWAPQSLAAASNAFNQINSFSHQYDRGGNLTVNGKPSYSVDEAATQLLRDGAAYQDRDASGKIELTYTFLTSASSSTMNKHGISGFSPFSAQQKGQAVLAMQSWADVANVTFTDRASGGDGHMTFGNYSSGQDGAAAFAYLPGTGAGYDGTSWYLINSRYTQNKNPELNNYGRQTLTHEIGHSLGLAHPGDYNAGEGSPTYDDASYAQDTRGYSLMSYWSESNTSQDFSKGGVEAYASGPLMDDIAAIQQLYGANTSTRTGDSTYGFNSNTGRDFYSAYSSSDKVVFSVWDAGGRDTLDFSGFTQNQKINLNGASFSDVGGMVGNVSIAQGVTIENAIGGSGSDLLIGNAVANELKGGAGNDILWGAGGADKLWGGSGSDTFVFAASSDSRPGAVDQILDFVSGLDKIDLTGITQGAGLHFVNAFTGAAGDAVLSTSGGNSLLSVDFSGHGVADFLVSTVGQAAVSDIVA; from the coding sequence ATGTCGAAAGTCAAAACCAGCGCTATTGACTCTGCCGAACAACTGCTCTGGGCGCCGCAGTCACTGGCGGCGGCGAGCAATGCATTCAATCAGATCAATAGTTTCAGCCACCAATACGATCGGGGCGGCAACCTGACCGTCAATGGCAAACCCTCGTACTCGGTGGACGAAGCTGCCACCCAGTTGCTGCGCGACGGTGCGGCCTACCAGGACCGGGACGCCAGCGGCAAGATCGAGCTGACCTACACGTTCCTGACCTCCGCCTCCTCGAGCACCATGAACAAGCACGGCATCAGCGGTTTCAGCCCGTTCAGCGCCCAACAGAAAGGCCAGGCGGTCCTGGCCATGCAATCCTGGGCGGACGTGGCCAATGTCACGTTTACCGACAGGGCCAGCGGTGGCGACGGCCACATGACCTTCGGCAACTACAGCAGTGGCCAGGACGGCGCCGCGGCATTTGCCTATCTGCCGGGCACGGGCGCCGGTTATGACGGGACCTCCTGGTACCTGATCAACAGCCGCTACACCCAGAACAAGAACCCTGAACTGAACAACTATGGCCGCCAGACCCTGACCCACGAAATCGGTCACAGCCTGGGCCTGGCGCACCCTGGCGACTATAACGCCGGTGAAGGCAGCCCGACCTACGATGACGCCAGCTATGCTCAGGACACGCGTGGCTACAGCCTCATGAGCTACTGGAGTGAAAGCAACACCAGCCAGGACTTCAGCAAAGGCGGCGTCGAAGCCTATGCCTCGGGTCCGCTGATGGATGACATCGCCGCGATTCAGCAGCTCTACGGTGCCAACACCAGCACCCGGACCGGCGACTCAACCTACGGTTTCAACTCCAACACCGGTCGCGACTTCTACAGCGCCTACTCGTCTTCGGACAAAGTGGTGTTTTCGGTATGGGACGCCGGTGGCCGCGACACCCTGGATTTTTCGGGTTTCACGCAGAACCAGAAAATCAACCTCAATGGCGCCTCGTTTTCCGACGTTGGCGGCATGGTCGGTAACGTGTCCATCGCTCAGGGGGTGACTATCGAGAATGCCATTGGCGGCTCGGGCAGTGACTTGCTGATCGGCAACGCCGTGGCCAACGAACTCAAGGGCGGTGCCGGCAACGACATCCTTTGGGGCGCGGGCGGTGCCGACAAACTGTGGGGCGGTTCGGGCTCGGACACCTTCGTGTTCGCCGCCAGTTCTGACTCACGGCCAGGTGCGGTCGATCAGATCCTCGATTTCGTCAGCGGCCTGGACAAGATCGACCTGACCGGCATCACCCAGGGCGCGGGCCTGCACTTCGTCAATGCGTTCACCGGTGCGGCGGGTGATGCAGTGCTGTCGACATCGGGTGGCAACAGCCTGCTGTCGGTGGACTTCTCCGGGCACGGCGTGGCTGACTTCCTGGTCAGTACCGTCGGCCAGGCGGCGGTCTCGGATATCGTGGCCTGA
- a CDS encoding AprI/Inh family metalloprotease inhibitor — translation MCRNPKPRGAQASAWLLATLMMFTGEVAMARSLLLAEPSQLAGQWQAVLSGPQASAQTPPPENPPSSICLVELQADQTLGGQTDCLGQWLGDEPVRWFTEPDGLSLIGKQNTRVHLQLHQEQHYQVTLKSGRVVTLERRLAQTIP, via the coding sequence ATGTGCAGAAATCCCAAGCCTCGAGGCGCCCAGGCAAGTGCCTGGTTACTCGCTACGCTGATGATGTTTACCGGAGAAGTCGCCATGGCGCGCAGCCTGTTGTTAGCAGAACCCTCCCAGTTGGCCGGTCAGTGGCAGGCTGTTCTGTCGGGGCCGCAGGCGTCTGCGCAAACCCCGCCGCCCGAGAACCCACCGTCCAGCATCTGCCTTGTCGAGCTGCAGGCGGATCAAACCCTGGGCGGGCAAACCGATTGCCTGGGCCAGTGGCTGGGGGATGAGCCGGTCCGTTGGTTCACCGAGCCCGACGGTCTTTCACTGATTGGCAAACAGAACACCCGGGTTCACTTGCAACTGCACCAAGAACAACACTATCAAGTCACCTTGAAATCAGGTCGGGTAGTAACGCTGGAACGGCGTCTGGCCCAAACCATTCCTTAA